The following are from one region of the Gossypium hirsutum isolate 1008001.06 chromosome D03, Gossypium_hirsutum_v2.1, whole genome shotgun sequence genome:
- the LOC121215568 gene encoding NDR1/HIN1-like protein 13, whose amino-acid sequence MAERIYPGDSPPSSGEHSNPKPAPPSSDKPIPQPGTYVVQIPKDQVYRVPPPENARRYAHLSKRKSSRSTCCRCCCCFLTTILSLLLAAAIAAAVIYFVLKPEAPNYSVESVAIKGFNLTSPSPLSPEFDVTVRADNGNDKIGIYYEKGSSINVYYQDVNLSNGALPVFYQPTNNVTLFKTALKGSGIELTAASLRSISNDQNKGTVPFTLKLRAPVKIKAGSVKTWKITVKVTCKITVDKLTAASKIVSKDCDYGVDLW is encoded by the coding sequence ATGGCCGAACGAATCTACCCCGGTGACTCACCACCGTCTTCCGGCGAACACTCGAATCCCAAACCAGCTCCTCCTTCTTCAGATAAACCTATTCCACAACCCGGAACTTACGTCGTCCAGATCCCGAAGGACCAAGTCTACCGTGTTCCTCCGCCGGAGAACGCCCGCCGCTACGCTCATCTGTCGAAACGTAAGTCGAGTCGCAGCACCTGTTGCCGCTGCTGCTGCTGCTTTTTAACAACTATCCTCTCTCTCCTCCTTGCCGCCGCCATTGCCGCCGCTGTGATCTACTTCGTTCTCAAGCCCGAAGCTCCAAACTACTCCGTCGAGAGCGTTGCGATCAAGGGATTCAACCTCACGTCACCTTCTCCGCTATCGCCAGAATTCGACGTCACCGTCCGGGCAGACAACGGCAACGACAAGATCGGCATTTACTACgagaaaggtagctccatcaatGTTTACTACCAAGACGTTAATCTCAGTAACGGCGCGTTGCCGGTTTTTTACCAGCCAACCAATAACGTAACACTGTTCAAAACGGCGCTGAAAGGCTCCGGCATCGAACTAACCGCCGCCTCGCTTAGGTCCATTTCCAATGATCAAAATAAAGGAACGGTGCCGTTTACTTTGAAGCTGAGAGCGCCGGTTAAGATTAAAGCTGGATCCGTTAAGACGTGGAAGATTACCGTTAAAGTAACGTGCAAGATAACAGTGGATAAGTTAACGGCGGCGTCCAAGATTGTATCCAAGGATTGTGATTATGGAGTAGATCTTTGGTAA